A region of the Dehalococcoidia bacterium genome:
TCTCCTGCCGGCTCTTGGCGGGGAAGACGTATTCCGGGCTGGTGGCGATTCCGGCAATAGTGAAGGGAACTTCCCTTTCAGCCACGCTCAGAACGAGGGTTTGCCCCGGTTCCAGGCTGTGATGATCGGCAAAGTTTTTCTCCACCAGGATGGAGTTGCCATCGCTGTCCGGGAAATAGCCGCCCTTTTCCACGTAAACATCGTTGACCATGGTGGCCCGGATGGATTCATCCGAGGGCAAGGAAATGACGCGTGCCTGTACCTTCTGCGATTTGGCGCTCTGGGGCAATCCCATGGCAAAATCTGCGTTGATTCTGCCGGTGACCGAGAGAATTCCCTCGATCTCTTCCAGTTGGGGGATGGCTTGCCGGGCATCCTGTGTCACCTTGAGGGTGAAATCGGCAAATCTCAATTTCTGATACGAGTAGTCGTACGAGTCGCTCAGATTCTGGGCGGCCATAAACATGGAGCCGAAGAAGGCCACAGCGAGCAGGATGATCACCGTAACGGCGGCAAACAATCCCTTGGAGGCTTTGAAATCCCGGTAGAGTTTACGCTGCAGCATTTTCATCTCTTGTGCGTGCTCACCACTTGAGTTCCTGCGGGTCGATGGGTGATGGGTTCCGGATGATCTCGATGATCCGGCCGCTACGCATACGGATGACACGGTCCGCCATTTCGCCGATGGCGGCGTTGTGGGTCACCAGCAGGACGGTCTTGAGCCGTTCCCGGTTGATGCGCCGCATGGCGTCAAGGATGTTCTTGCCGGTGTCATAGTCCAGATCGCCGGTGGGCTCATCCCCGATCAGGATCGGCGGGTCCTTCACCAGCGCCCGGGCAATGGCCACCCGTTGCTGTTCTCCGCCGGAGAGTTCGCTGGGATAGTGATCGGCCCGATCCTCGAGGCCGACGATAGCCAGCATCTCCAGGGGGTTCCTCGGCGCCTTGACCAGTTCGGCGGCGAATTCCACATTTTCTTTGGCGGTGAGTGATGGGATAAGGTTGAAAAACTGGAAGATGAAGCCGATGTTCTCCCGGCGGTAATGGGTCAGGCCTTTTTCATCCAGCGCCGTGATGTCCTTGCCGTCATAGAAGATTCTACCTGAAGTCGGTGAATCGATTCCCCCGATCAGATTCAGCAGAGTCGTCTTCCCAGATCCGCTCGGCCCCAGGATGACGATGAGTTCGCCCCGCTTGATTTCAAGCGTGAGATCGGTTACGGCCCTCACTTTAACCTGTCCCATCTGATAGACGCGGGAGACATCCTGAAGTTTGAGCAATGTATCAGTCTGCTGATCTGGTGTCGATTGGCTCATCTTCGCTCCTTTTTGGGTGCCACAATCGCTGACGTTCTCTACCAGTACTACCTGTCTCCAATCGCCCCGTTTTCAAAAAAATGTTCGATGGCGCATTCTGGAGGAATACGTCGGTATTTCGGACTCCCTCCGCTATTGAGGGAGTATCATCAATATCTCGTTGGGGTCTCCTATGGCACGGTACTCTCCCTTCAAGTACATGATACCTACGAGGGCGCAAGTTACTGCGTCGAGCTCGTCACCCGTTCTGCTGCTGCCGAGCCCTTCGATTCCCGACAGAGACAAGCCCTCGGTGAGCTTCTCTAGCCCCTTTTTCTTCCTGGGTATGCCGAGGATGTCCTGCGAACCACCGGGGTAAGTCTCGATGACTGTCAGGCCCTTTTCCTCCAGCAGCACTTTGAGTCGCATGCCCCGCTCTGTCAGCAACCGCATAGGGCCGAGAGTCAGAGGAAAGACCTTGATGCCC
Encoded here:
- a CDS encoding FtsX-like permease family protein, which encodes MLQRKLYRDFKASKGLFAAVTVIILLAVAFFGSMFMAAQNLSDSYDYSYQKLRFADFTLKVTQDARQAIPQLEEIEGILSVTGRINADFAMGLPQSAKSQKVQARVISLPSDESIRATMVNDVYVEKGGYFPDSDGNSILVEKNFADHHSLEPGQTLVLSVAEREVPFTIAGIATSPEYVFPAKSRQEIIVSANVWGVVFVSNAVGTGLLDQPVNEFCFLVKDGFDRQAVMAQAQTILNPYQIMDIVPREDQPSYDRLQMDLEQFNTLAELFPLLFIIVGAMATYILLTRIVYNQRTQIGLMRAVGYSRGQVMRHYLGFALIIGIGGSVLGSILGYFLSEAITTWYAGMINLPFTRMTVQ
- a CDS encoding ABC transporter ATP-binding protein: MSQSTPDQQTDTLLKLQDVSRVYQMGQVKVRAVTDLTLEIKRGELIVILGPSGSGKTTLLNLIGGIDSPTSGRIFYDGKDITALDEKGLTHYRRENIGFIFQFFNLIPSLTAKENVEFAAELVKAPRNPLEMLAIVGLEDRADHYPSELSGGEQQRVAIARALVKDPPILIGDEPTGDLDYDTGKNILDAMRRINRERLKTVLLVTHNAAIGEMADRVIRMRSGRIIEIIRNPSPIDPQELKW